One part of the Sarcophilus harrisii chromosome 5, mSarHar1.11, whole genome shotgun sequence genome encodes these proteins:
- the TMEM158 gene encoding LOW QUALITY PROTEIN: transmembrane protein 158 (The sequence of the model RefSeq protein was modified relative to this genomic sequence to represent the inferred CDS: inserted 2 bases in 2 codons), producing the protein MLLLLRGLRLVAAFLLLPVRDWASTAGGQDETGLFLPPLNASSSSSSPSPPESKTTAGAMELDLEAPQIDEDAEDPGEPGDPGGQEAAERSHATPPSDPNSTASPAASSAASSASSSVASPNDSSALPAAAAAAAAAAAAAASPLAAAAASPLPAVARAPAHQEQQRGPEAAERGGGDHDDEQQQAPHQEQQQPQQQHQHEEAHCNISVQRQMLSSLLVRWSRPLGIQCDLLLFSTNGHGRAFFSAAFHRVGPPLLIEHLGLAAGGAQQDLRLCVGCGWVRGRRLGRLRGGAAAAAAAAAAAAAAAAAAAAATSPGPAPAPGPASASAASSASAAAAASSAAAAASASLPSYPAAEPGQLWWQGEPLNFCCLDFSLEELKGEPGWRLNRKPIESTLVACFMTLVIIVWSVAALIWPVPIIAGFLPNGMEQRRTTGSSGGGGGGGGGGTGGGGGGGGGSRAGGAGXPPPPSLPPAAAARGVTSGTAAAAAAAAAXAAAAVTSGTGAK; encoded by the exons ATGCTGCTGCTGCTCCGGGGGCTGAGGCTGGTCGCAGCCTTCTTGCTGCTGCCGGTCCGGGACTGGGCCTCTACCGCTGGGGGGCAGGACGAAACGGGCCTCTTCCTGCCTCCACTCaacgcctcctcctcctcctcctcgccgTCGCCCCCCGAATCCAAAACCACCGCCGGGGCCATGGAGCTTGACCTGGAGGCGCCCCAGATTGACGAGGACGCGGAAGACCCGGGAGAACCGGGAGACCCAGGTGGCCAGGAAGCCGCGGAGAGAAGCCACGCGACCCCGCCGTCTGACCCCAACTCGACCGCTTCCCCGGCTGCCTCCTCGGCCGCCTCCTCGGCCTCCTCCTCGGTAGCCTCCCCGAATGACTCCTCGGCCCTgcctgccgccgccgccgccgccgccgccgctgccgccgccgccgcctcgcccctggccgccgccgccgcctcgcCCTTGCCCGCCGTCGCCCGCGCCCCGGCGCACCAGGAGCAGCAGAGGGGTCCGGAGGCGGCGGAGCGGGGCGGTGGGGACCACGACGACGAGCAGCAGCAGGCGCCTCACcaggagcagcagcagccgcAGCAGCAGCATCAGCACGAGGAGGCGCACTGCAACATCAGTGTGCAGCGCCAGATGTTGAGCTCCCTGCTGGTCCGCTGGAGCCGGCCCCTGGGCATCCAGTGCGACCTGCTGCTCTTCTCCACCAACGGCCACGGCCGCGCCTTCTTCTCGGCCGCTTTCCACAGGGTGGGCCCGCCACTCCTCATCGAACACCTGGGGCTGGCGGCCGGGGGTGCCCAGCAGGACCTGCGCCTCTGCGTGGGCTGCGGCTGGGTCCGGGGTCGCCGGCTGGGCCGCCTCCGGGGGGGGGCTGCGGCTGCCGCTGCCgcggctgcggcggcggcggcggcggcggctgccgCTGCGGCGGCCACCAGCCCCGGCCCCGCTCCCGCTCCCGGCCCGGCCTCGGCCTCCGCCGCCTCCTCCGcatccgccgccgccgccgcttctTCGGCTGCTGCTGCAGCTTCTGCATCGCTGCCCTCCTACCCCGCGGCCGAGCCGGGCCAGCTCTGGTGGCAAGGGGAGCCGCTGAATTTCTGCTGCCTGGATTTCAGCCTCGAGGAGCTCAAGGGCGAGCCCGGCTGGCGGCTGAACCGCAAGCCCATCGAGTCCACGCTGGTGGCCTGCTTCATGACCCTGGTCATCATCGTGTGGAGCGTGGCCGCCCTCATCTGGCCGGTGCCCATCATCGCCGGCTTCCTCCCCAACGGCATGGAGCAGAGGAGGACCAccggcagcagcggcggcggcggcggcggcggcggcggagggaccggcggcggcggcggcggcggcggcggcagcagggCCGGCGGGGCGG ccccccctcctccttctcttcctcccgcGGCGGCCGCCCGCGGCGTCACATCTGGAACCGCTGCAGCCGCCGCCGCGGCCGCCG CGGCCGCCGCGGCCGTCACATCGGGCACCGGGGCCAAGTAG